Genomic DNA from Haloplanus sp. HW8-1:
GTTCGACGACGTGACAGTCGCGTGGATCGGCGACGGCAACAACGTCGCCCAATCGTTCGTCCTGGGCGCGGCGCTGGCGGATCTGGAGGTCACGGTCACCACCCCACCGACCTACGGTGTCGACGGATCGGTGATGGACCGCGCGGCCGAACTGGGGCGGGCCCCTACGGTCGTCGAGGAACCTCACGACGCCGTCGCCGACGCCGACGTCGTCTACACCGACGTGTGGGTGTCGATGGGCGAGGAGGGCGTTCGCGAGGAGAAACTGGCGGCGTTCGAGGGCTACCAAGTGAACGCCGACCTACTCTCGGGGACCGACGCCAAGGTGATGCACTGTCTGCCCGCCCACCGCGGGGAGGAGATCACCGACGACGTCGTCGAGAGCGACCGGGCGATCGTCTGGCAACAGGCCGAGAACCGCCTGCACGCCCAGGCCGGCCTGCTCGTGGAACTGCTGGGGTAAGAGTACCCGCCCGGGACCCGGGTGGCGCCCCCGAACGAGCGCCGACCAACTTTTGTCAATAGTCCAACTAGTACTTCACTCTTTCGACGTCGTGTGTCCGTCGCGTCAGACCCCCGAACGGGGTTGTAGTCACCCGTCCTCCGAACGGCCATGGCGACGACGACACAGTCAGCCCACGAGACCGGGGAACCGAGCGGCAACTGGCGGGCGGGCGTCGTCGGCGGGAGCGTCGGCGCACTCGTCATGGGTGCGCTCGTCCTGGCGATGAACCCGCCGACGCTAGCGGTGGCGATCCCGTCGCTCTATACGCTCGCACCGCCCCCGAACCCGGGGCTCGGGATGGTCGTCCACGTCTCGCACGGCGCGGTGCTTGGCGTGGTCTTCGCGGCGCTGGTCGGGGCACTGGACGTAGAACGGCCGACACGGCTCGTCGGCGCCGGCATCGCCTGGGGCGTCGCGACGTGGATCGGTCTCGCGGCGCTGCTCATGCCCCTCTGGCTGAGCGCTGTGGGATCGCCGGCGTCGCCCCCGTTTCCCAACTTCGCGCCGCCGTCGCTCCTGTGGCACGGCGCCTACGGCGCCGTGCTGGGCGCCGTCTACGTCGCGACCGAGGACGCACTCTGACTGCCGAGGGTTTTAATCCCGGCGCGCGCTACCCGGTGTCGTGGCAGACACCGCGGGACACGAGCGGTTCTTTCCGTACGAATCGCCGTATCCGAACCAGCGCGAGGCGATGGACCGCATCACCAACGCGCTGGCTCGCGGCCAGGACGTGCTGCTCGAAGGCGCGCCGGGGACGGGCAAGACGCTGTCCGCGCTGGTGCCGGCCCTCGCCCACGCCCGCGAGGAGGACCGGACGGTCGTCATCACGACGAACGTCCACCAGCAGATGCGGCAGTTCGTCGAGGACGCCCGCGCCATCCGGACACAAGAGCCCATCCGGGCGGTCGTCTTCAAGGGCAAGGCCTCGATGTGCCACCTCGACGTGGGATACGAGGAGTGCCGGAGCCTCAAGGAGACCACCCGTTCGCTGGTCGACGCCGAGCGTGACCGCCGGGAACTCGCCGAGCGGAGCGAGGTCCTCCTCGACGAGGTACGAGCGGGCGAGGACGGGGCCGCCGAGGCCCGCTCGGCCGTCGTCGACGAACTCGAAGGGGTAGAAGAAGAGATCGCGGAGCTGGAGGCGGCCAACGTCTGTGAGCATTACCGCGCGAACCTCACGCGGGACACCGACGCGTTCCACGACTGGCTGTTCGAGGACGTGCGCACGCCCGATGAGATCTACGCCTACGCCGACGAGCGGGGGCTCTGTGGCTACGAACTCCTCAAGGAGGGGATGGAGGGGATCGACCTCGCAGTCTGTAACTACCACCACCTGCTCGATCCCTCGATCCGCGAGCATTTCTTCCGGTGGCTCGGGCGGGACCCCGCCGAGGTGATCACGGTCTTCGACGAGGCCCACAACGTCGAATCCGCGGCACGAGAGCACGCGACGCGGACGTGCTCGGCGCGCACCCTCGAGGGGGCGCTCGCCGAACTCGACGAGGCCGACGACTCCCGGGCCGGGCGGGCGAAGAACGTGCTCTCGGCGTTCCTGACCGGGCTCGAGACGGCGGTGGACGACGCCCTCGGCTTCGGGGAACGCGAACAGGTCGGCGAGAACTGGCACGAACTCGGGATCGCCAACGACGACCGGCGGGACGACCTCACGCTCGCCTTTCTCGACGCCTACGAGGGCGAGGGGATCGACGCGGAGATCGATCTCGCGCGACAGGTGGGGGAGGCGCTCGACGAGGCGTACGAGGAGGCCTATCGTCGGGGCGAGACGACCACCCGAAAGGAGTCCGCGACCCTGCAGGCGGCCGGCTTCGTCGCCGACTGGATGGGCCAGGGGACGAGTCTGGGGCGCCACCCGATGGCCGCGGTGCGTCGCGACGCGGGCACCGACGAGGTGTACGGCCGGGCGGAACTCTACACCGCGATCCCGCGACAGGTGACCGAGGGGCTGTTCGACGAGGTGGCCGCGAGCGTGCTAATGAGCGCGACGCTCCGGCCGTTCGACGTACTCGCGGACGTCCTGGGGCTGTCGGACCCGGCGACGCTCGCCTACGGCCTGGAGTACCCCGAGGAGCGCCGGCGGACCTTCGCCGTCGAGGGGCCGGCCCTGTTCGCCAGCGACCGGGACGACCCCGAGACGCAGGCGACGGTGGCCGAGACGCTCGGCGACGTCGTCCGCATGACTCCGGGGAACGCGCTCCTGTTTTTCCCCTCCTACGGCGAGGCCGAACGGTACCACGACCTGGTCGACGCCCCGAACGCCTACCTCGACGAGGCGGGGACGCCCACGGAGGACCTCCGACAACGGTTCGTCGACGACGACGGGGCCGCCCTGTTCACGTCGCTGTGGGGCACCCTCGGCGAGGGGGTGAGTTTCGACGGCGACGACGCCCGGAGCGTCGTCGTCGTCGGCGTCCCCTACCCGAATCTCTCGGAGCGACTTGGGGCAGTCCAGGACGCCTACGACCGGGCGTACGACGACCGGCGGGACCCGGGGTGGCGCTACGCCGTCGAGATTCCGACGATCCGCAAGACGCGACAGGCGCTCGGGCGGGTGATCCGCTCGCCGGACGACTACGGGGTGCGGGTCCTGCTCGACAAGCGCTACACGCGCGCCGGTCGTGACATGGGGAAGTACGGCGTCCGCGACGCGTTCCCGCCGGAGGAGCGGGACGAACTCATCGACGTGACGCCCGAGAAACTCAAGTTCGCGACGCTGAACTTCTTCGCGGACCTCGACGCCTACGACGGCGACCCGCCGGCGCCGTGAGACGCCACGCCCCGCTACGGATGCCTCAACGCGCCGATATCGTCCGAAAAGCATTTGTCAGCCAAACCGCTGGCCCCGCGTATGCGACGAGGTATCCCCGCCCTCGTTGTCGCCCTCTCGCTGGTCCTCGCCGGCTGTGCGGGACTGGCCCCCGAGGCATCGCCGACGAACACGCCCACGGTGACGCCCACGACGACGAACACGCCCACGGCCACGTCGGCGCCCGTCGACGTCGAGTACGTCGTCCGCGCGGGTGCGATTCCCGACGACGTCCGCTCGGTGACCGTGACGCTGCAGGTCGTCTTCGTCGAGCGGTCCGAGGATATGGGACCGTGCTGGCGCGAGACGTTCACCGGGCCGTACAAGCCGACACCGACGCCCATCGCCCCGCCGGTCGGTGACTGCCACCGCTCGGAGTCGGTTACCCTCGATCTGACCGAGGTGGACGACGGGCGCTCGCTGGGACGGATCACCGCGCCCGGGCGGTTCGACGCCGGCCACGCCCTGATCGTCACGAACGTGACGGCGACCCACCGGAACGGGACGGCCGTGACCGGGATCCGGGGCGCGAGCGGCAAGCGCGCCGCCGTCGTGTCCGGGCGTCCCGCGGGACGCCACCGGGTGACGCTCGCGCTCGAGTCGTACACGGACCGGGACTACGACCACTGGCTCGTCGCATCGACGGAGTAGCGGAACATCGCGGAGTCCCGGGCGGAGAGACGGACACCTAAACTCTTTACCCGGGGCTGGTCCAACGGGTCCCCATGACCGCAATCGAACTCGACGGCGTGACCAAACGGTTCGGCGACGTCACCGCCGTCGCCGACCTCGACCTCACGGTCCCCGAGGGCGAGGTGTTCGGCTTCCTCGGACCGAACGGGGCGGGGAAGTCGACGACCATCAACATGTTGCTCGATTTCGTCCGCCCGACGTCCGGCGAAGTGCGCGTCCTCGATATGGACGCCGGGCAGGAGAGTGTCGCAGTGCGACGGCGGACGGGCGTCCTCCCGGAGGGGTACGACGTCTACGACCGTCTCACGGGGCGCAAGCACGTCGAATTCGCCATGCGGTCGAAGGAAACCGCGGACGATCCCGAGGCGGTGCTCGAACGGGTGGGCATCGCGGACGCGGCCGACCGCAAGGCCGGTGACTACTCCAAGGGGATGCGCCAGCGACTCGTCCTCGGGATGGCGCTGGTGGGCGAGCCCGACCTGCTGATCCTCGACGAACCGTCCTCCGGACTGGATCCGGGCGGCGCCCGCGAGATGCGCGACATCGTCCGCTCGGAGGCCGACCGCGGCACGACGGTCTTTTTCTCCAGTCACGTGTTGGGACAGGTCGAGGCCGTCTGTGACCGCGTGGGGATCATGCGCGCGGGCGAACTCGTCGCCGAGGACAGCATCGAGGGGCTCCGCGAGGCCGTCGACGAGGGCGAGACCCTGTCGATCACCGTCGACGCGGCGAACGAGTCGGAACTCGACGGCGTGCGGGCACTCGGCGGCGTGAGCAGTGCGACCGCCGACGGCGAGACGGTGACCGTCGCCTGCGATCCCGACGCGAAGACGGCGGTCATCGCCGCACTGGAGGAGGCTGGCGTGACGGTCAAGGACTTCCAAACCGAGGAGACCTCCCTGGAGGACCTGTTTCTCGCGTACACCGAGGGCGAGAAAGGGGAGGTGTCGGCATGACCTGGTCCGCCGTCGCGCGCAAGGACTTCGAGGACGCCATCCGGTCGCGGTGGGTGGCGGGCCTGTCGGCGCTGTTCGTGCTGCTGGTGTCGCTGGCGGCGTATCTCGTCCGGCCAGAGCCGGGTGAGACGATCAGTTCGAACGCCGTCCTCAACTCGCTGGTCGTCCGCGACGCACTGGTGACGACGCTCGTCCCGTTGCTGGCGCTCGTCGTCGCGTACAAGGCCGTCGTGGGCGAGCGGGAATCGGGGTCGCTGAAGCTCCTGCTCTCCCTGCCCCACTCGCGGGCCGACGTGGTGTTCGGGAAGGTGATCGGGCGGGCGGGCGCCATCGCTGGGCCCATCGCGGTCGGGTTTCTCCTGCCCGCGGTGATCCTCCTCGTCGCCCCACCCATCACCTTCGACGCGATCTCCTATGTCGGCTACACGCTGTTGACGGCGATCCTCGGTGTCGTCTTCGTCAGCATCGCGGTCGGCTTCTCGGCGGCCGCGTCGTCCAGTCGACGGGCCGTCGCCGGCGCCATCGGCATCTACTTCCTCTTCGTCCCGCTGTGGGGGGCCGTCAGATTCCCGCTCCAACTCTATCTCGGCATGGGCGGCGGGCCGTCGTGGCTCCCCCTGACGGGACAGCAGGTGTTGCGGATGCTGACGCTCATCAACCCGACGGGGTCGTTCAAGACCGTCTCGAACGCGTTCCTGCAGGGTGGCCTGTTCACCCAGGGCGACGTGAACATGCAGGTGTCGGCGACGCTGATGCTGGTACTGTGGATCCTCGTCCCGCCCCTGCTCGGCCTCCTGTGGTTCCGCGAGGCCGACCTGTAGGCGGGGCGTGAGCGCCGTCAGAGGCCGGCGACGTCCTCGATGGCGTCGGTCAGCGCCCGGATGCTCTCGACGGTGTGTTCGCCCATGTGACCGATCCGGAACGTCTCCTCGCCGATCGCCCCGTAGCCGTTGGAGAAGACCATGTCGTACCGCTCGGCGACGGCGTCGATGGTCGCCGCGACGTCGATGCCCCGCGTGTTCTCGATGCAGCTCACCGTCAGCGACTCGTAGCCCGCCTCGGGGAAGAGGTCGAAGTGCTCGCGCGCCCAGTCGCGGGTGTACTCGGCCATCTCGCGGTGGCGGCGGGCCCGCTCGCGGTGGCCCTCCTCCAGCATGTGTGTCATCTGCTCGCGGTAAGCCAGCATGACGGGGATGGCCGGCGTCGAGTGGGTCTGACCCTTCCGGTCGTAGTAGTCCAGACAGCGCTGGAACCCGCCGTACCACGACGCCGAATCGGTGGCGAGTTCGCGCTCGTAGGCGTCCTCGCTGACGACACAGACCGCGAGGCCGGGGGGCATCGCGAAGGCCTTCTGGGTCGAGGCGAAGATGACGTCGATCCCGTGGGCGTCGATGTCGACGTAGTCGCCGCCCAGCGCCGATACCGCGTCCACGACGAAGTAGGTGTCCGGATACTCGGCGACGACGTCGCCGATCTCCTCGATCGGGTTCCGGACGCCGGTCGAACTCTCGTTCATCACGCAGGTGACGACGTCGTAGTCGGCGTCGGCCGACTCGATCGCCGCGCGGACGTCGTCGGGTTTGACGGCCGCCCCCCACTCGTACTCCAGTCGATCGACGTCCTTGCCGAGTCGCTCGGCCACGTTGGCGTGACGCTCGCTGAAACTGCCACACGTTGGGACCAGCATCCGGTCCTCGACGAGGTTGAGCGTCGACGCCTCCCAGAACGCCGTCCCGGAGGCGGTGAGGACGATCACGTCGTTGTCGGTGCCGAGGAAGTCCTTCGTGTCCTCGACGATGGTCGTGTAGAGATCGGTCATCCGGTCCATGCGGTGGCCGAACATCGGCTGGCTCATCGCCTCGGTGACGTCCTCGCGCACCTCGGTCGGGCCGGGAATGTACAGGGTCTTGTCGGGGTAGTCGTCCGTGTATTCGCGTTGCTTCGTCATGGGCACCACTCGGGTACGGTATAGCGTGGTGCGGGACGGCATGGTCCTTTTGATGCCGATCGGGGCTCAGTCGGCCACCGCCGCGAGGTTGGCGGCGAGACCACTGAAAAGCAGGAGGACCGTCACGCCGAGGTTCGCCGCGTCGTTGGCGAACAGGAGGGGGATCAGCGCAATCTCGTCGGCGAACCCGTAGAGCACGCCGCCGACGATGAGCGTGACGCCGACGAGGCCGAGAATGAGGCTACCGATGGTCCCGAGTCGGTGCGGTGTGTCGTCGCCGACCGTCGCTTCCGAAACGGCCTCCCGGACCGTCTCGCGGATGCCGTCGTCGACGTACTCCTGGAGCGTCCGTTCTTTTTCGTCGAGTTCGTCGGCACGGGTCGCGAGTTCGCGCTCGCGGTTCTCGATCGTGACCTCCCGATCGTCGAGGTTCGACTCGCGTTCCTCGATCCGCCGTTCCCTGTCGTCGAGTTCGGTCTCCCGCTCGTCCAACTCCTCGTGTCGGCTCCGGAGGGTGCGCTCGCGTTCGTCGAGTTCCGCCTCGCGCTCGTCGAGTTCGTCGGCGAAGTCCGCGAGGCCGCGTTTGCGTTGCTCCAGTTCCCGTCGCTCGGCTTCGAGGCGGTCGTCGTCCGCCGGATCGACCGGGTCGACCTCGGAGAAGGGATCGTCGCCGCTCATGGGTGAACGTCTCACTCGATCGTCTAAATATTGTCGAGAGTACACTTTATCCACGGTCGGTCCGGGAGCCAGGCCTGGCGGCGACGTCGTCCCCGGTGACGTAACTACCGGTTATAAGTTCTTCCAGGAATATGCGCTGTACACATGACCGACGGCTTTCACACCCGAAGCCTCCACGCCGGGGGGGAGCCGGATCCGGCGACGGGCGCGCGTGCGCTGCCCATCTACCAGACCACGTCGTACGTCTTCGACGACGCCGACGACGCCGCGGCGCGGTTCAGCCTCGACGTCGAGGACGACATCTACTCGCGGTTCTCGAACCCGACGGTGCGGGCCCTCGAACGCCGACTGGCCTCGCTCTCGGGCGGGACCGACGCCGTCGCCACCGCGTCGGGGATGGCCGCTCTCGACGCCGCGACGAGCATCCTCGCCGAGGCGGGCGACAACGTCGTCGCCTCGGCGGACATGTACGGCGGGACCAGCACGTACTTCTCGAAGATGGCCTCGCGCCGGGGAATCGAGTTCCGCCCCGTCGAGACGCTCGACTACGACGCGTACGCCGAGGCCGTCGACGACGACACCGCGTTCGTCCACGTCGAGACGCTCGCCAATCCGTCGCTGGTGACGCCGGACTTCGAGCGACTGGCCGACATCGCCCACGAGCACGGCGCCCCGCTTTTCGTCGACAACACCTTCGCCACGCCGTACCTGTGTCGGCCGCTCGAACACGGCGCCGACGTCGTCTGGGAGTCGACGACCAAGTGGATCCACGGCTCCGGCACCACGCTCGGGGGGATCCTCGTCGACGGCGGCACGTTCCCCTGGGACCACCCCGATGCCGAGTACCCCGAACTCGCGGGGGAGAACCCCGCCTACGGCTTCGATTTCACCGAGCGGTTCGGCGACCGGGCCTTCGCGGCCGCCGCGCGCTACCGCTCGCTGCGGAGCCTCGGCAACGGCCAGTCCCCGTTCGACGCCTGGGTCACGATGCAGGGTCTGGAGACGCTCCCGCTCCGGATGGAGCGCCACTGCGAGAACGCCGAGGCCGTCGCCGCGTTCCTCGACGACCACCCCGCGGTCGAGTGGGTGGCCTACCCCGGTCTCGACACACACGAGACCCACGAGAACGCGAGCGAGTATCTCGACGGCGGCTACGGCGGCATGATCACCTTCGGCCCCGCCGACGGCTTCGACGCCGCGAAGGGACTGTGTGAGACCGTCGAGTTGGCGAGTTTCCTCGCGAACATCGGCGACGCGAAGACGCTGGTGATCCACCCCGCATCGACCACCCACTCGCAGTTGAGCGAGGCCGAACAGCGGGCGGCGGGCGTCACGCCCGACATGGTCCGCCTCTCCGTAGGCTTAGAGGACGCCGAGGACATCACCGCCGACCTGGATCGAGGGCTGCGATGACGTCGGTCGAGAGCGGCACGCGGGCCCTCGGGGAGTTCACCTTCGAATGCGGGGAGTCCATCGACGACCTGCAGGTCGCCTACGAGGCCTACGGCGACTTCGAGGCGACGGAGGAGGGGAGCAACGCCGTCCTGATCTGTCACGCGCTCACCGGCAGCCAGAACGTCGCCAGCGCCGGGGTAGCCGACACCGCGGGCCAGGCGCGGGCGTGGTGGAACGACATCGTCGGCCCCGGCAAGGCCATCGACACCACGGAGTATTACGTCGTCTGTGCGAACGTCCCCGGGTCCTGTTATGGCTCGTCGGGGCCGCCCGCGGAGAACCCCGAGACGGGCGAGCCGTGGGGCACCGACTTCCCGCCCGTGACGATCGGCGACTGGACACGGGCCCAGCGACGCCTGCTCGACGACCTGGGCGTGGGGCGTCTGCACGCCGTCGTCGGCGGGAGCGCCGGCGGCATGAACGTCCTCGACTGGGCGGTGCAGTTCCCCGACGACGTGGCGCGGATCGTCCCCGTCGCCGCGGCGGCGCGTCTCGACGCCCAGTGTCTCGCCCTCGACGCCATCGCCCGCCGGGCCATCACCACCGACGACGACTGGCAGGGCGGGGATTACTACGGCGGCGAGACGCCGACGGAGGGCCTCGCGCTCGCCAGACAGATCGGCCACGTGATGTACCTCTCGAAGACGTCGATGCGCGAGAAGTTCGGCCGCCGGGCGGCCGGCCGGGACGCCGTGCGCTCCTTCCCCGCCGATCGCGCCGCCGCCTTCTTCCCGTATCGAGAGGTCGAGTCCTACCTCGACTACCAGGCCGAGAAGTTCGTCGATCGGTTCGATCCCAACACCTACCTCTACCTCACCCGCGCGATGGACGACTACGACCTCAGCGAGGGGTACGAGGGGGACGCCGACGCCCTCGCCGCCTTCGAGGGCGAGACGCTGCTCGTGTCCTTCACCGGCGACTGGCATTTCACCGTCGCCCAGTCCGAGTCGCTGGCCGAGGCCTGCCGGACGGCGGGGGTCCCCGTCGCCCACCACGTGATCGAGTCGGACCACGGCCACGACGCCTTCCTCGTCGAACCCGAGAAGGTCGGCCCGCCGCTCCGTGACTTCCTCGCGGACGGCCTGACGGGGCGTGCCATCCACGACACCGCCGAGGACGACGAGGACGACGACGAGGAGGACTTCGCGCCCGTCCACAACTCGCTGTTCGGCGGGTGAGGGTCGCGGATCGCCCACCCCGGTCGATCACCGAAACAGGAACTCCGCGGCGTGGGCCAACGCGACGACCGAGAGGGAGCCGAGGAGTAACAGCAGCATGCCGAGGAGGAGTTTCGAACCGAGAAGGGCGGCCCGTCTGCACTCCGCGAGCAGAACCGACGCCCCGCAGTGCAGAACACGGTTGACGCGGCGGTATCGGTAATACGAGATCCGATTCCGTAGCCCGAGGACGAACGGGACCGAGGGGATACCGATGGCGACGAGAAAGACCGCCACGTCGGGGGAGAGATAGACCGAAAACCGGAGTTCGTGGACCATATTGGCAAAGAGGATCGGTACGCCGACGAGCGCGAACAGCAACTGGGACGACGTACTGCGCTCGAACACCGTCCCGACGTGGGCGACGACGGCGGCTTCGCCGATCGCCGAGACGGCGACCTTGACGGCGGCGTACGCGACCAGCGAATAGCCGAAGAGGGCACGCGAGCGAGCGGCCATGATTTCGAGTTCGGCGTCGCGTATCTTCGACTCCGGGAGGTATCCCTCCGTGAACAGCGACCGCTCGTCGTACGTTCGCTCCATCCCGGCGTGTCCCTCGTATCTCGGCACCAAGACGTTCCAGACCGTCTCCAGTTCGACCTTCAGGCGTACCGAGGCCTTCACGAACAACACGAGCAGTGTCGAGAACACTCCCAACTTGAGCAGGTCGACGGCGATTCCCACGACGACGGCCTCGACGAACCCCCTCGTGACCCGCGCGCCGAACAGGGACGCGGCGCCGATAACGAGATACCACACGACCACGACGAGCAGCGGAACGAGGAGAACACTCTCGAACGCACGAAGCCACGCCCCGACCCAAATCAGCGTTCGATAGGCGAGATTTCGTGTGATTTCGGCGGTGTTCGCGACGTTGTTGGGCATTCGCGTTCGCGTTCGACGGTGAATAGATGTCAACTCACATTATTTTTTCGTCGGGAGCTACGAAGGGCGGGGGCAGGCGGGATGATTCCGGTCACAGACACCGGCAGGACCTGCACCTGCCCGTCGGTTTTACGCCGCGGGAACCGAATCACCGAGCATGGCAGACGACGAAGATGGACCCGGATTCCACACGCGAAGTTTGCACGCCGGCCAGGAGCCAGACCCCTCGACCGGTGCGCGCGCGCCGCCGATCTTCCAGACCACGTCGTACGTCTTCGACGACGCCGACGACGCCGCCGGGCAGTTCGCCCTCGAGAAGGAGGGTCACATCTACTCGCGGCTGATGAACCCCACCGTGGGCACCCTCCAGGAGCGGCTGGCCTCGCTGGAGGGTGGCGTCGGCGCCGCCGCCACCGCCTCGGGCATGGCCGCACTCGACCTCGCGACCTTCCTGCTCGCCGAGGCGGGGGACAACATCGTCACCGCGTCGGCGCTGTACGGGGGGACCTACACGTATCTGACCCACTCCGTCGAGCGCCGCGGAATCACGACCCGGTTCGTCGACACCCTCGATTACGACGCCTACGCCGAGGCCATCGACGAGGACACCGCGTACGTCCACCTCGAAACGATCGGCAACCCCGCCCTGATCACGCCGGACATCGAACGGATCGCGGACATCGCCCACGAGAACGGCGTCCCGCTGTTCGTCGACAACACGTTCGCCACGCCGTACCTGTGTCGGCCGCTCGAACACGGCGCGGATCTCGTCTGGGACTCGACGACCAAGTGGCTCCACGGGTCAGGGTCGACCGTCGGCGGCGTCCTCGTCGACGGCGGCACCTTCGACTGGGGCGAGTACGCCGAGGACTACCCCGAAATCGGGCAGTCGAACCCCGCCTACCACGGCGTCAACTTCCACGAGACGTTCGCCCCCGCGGGCTTCACCTACGCGGCCATCGCCCGCGGCCTGCGCGACCTCGGCAACACCCAGTCGCCGTTCGACGCCTGGGTCACCCTCCAGAAACTCGAATCGTTCCCGATGCGGATGGACCGCCACTGCGAGAACGCGATGGCCGTCGCGGAGTTCCTCGACGACCATCCCGCGGTCGCGTGGGTGAACTACCCCGGCCTCGAATCGCACGAGACCCACGCGACGGCGAGCGAGTACCTCGACGGCGGCTACGGTGGCATGATCACGTTCGGTCTCTCGGCCGGCTACGAGGCCGCGAAGGGCACCGTGAACAACGTCGAACTCGCCTCCCTGCTGGCGAACGTGGGCGACGCGAAGACGCTCGTCATCCACCCCGCCTCGACCACCCACCAGCAGTTGACCGACGAGGAACAGGAAGCGGCGGGTGTCACGCCCGACATGGTCCGCCTCTCGGTGGGCCTGGAGGACGTCGAGGACATCGTCGCCGACCTGGATCGGGCCATCGACGCCGCGACGTAGCTCACCCGAGCAGGCCGCGCTCCTCGAACACCCGTTCCAGCCGATCCATCGACGCCACCACCACGTCGCAGGCCGGCCGCACCGCGGGCTTGGGGAGGAAGCCGACGGCGAGGCCGGCGACTTCGAGCATCGGGAGGTCGTTGGCGCCGTCGCCGACGGCGACGGTCCGCGACAGCGGCAGGTCACGGTCGGCGGCCAGCGTCTCCAGTGCCTCGTCTTTCGTGCCCTCGATCAGCGGCCCCTCGACAGCGCCGGTGAGGCGATCACCGCTCGCGGGGAGTCGGTTGGCGACGACGGTGTCCACCTCAACTCCCTCCCGCGCGAGGGCGCGCTCGACGCCGCGTTCGAACCCGCCGGTGAGGATGGCCGTGTGGTGGCCGGCGTCGTTCAGACGGGCGAGCAGGTCGGCCGCGCCCGAGCGGAGGCGCACCCGACCGAACGCCTCGTCGGCGCGGTCGATCGCCAACCCCTCCAGCAGCGCGGCGCGTTCGCGCAGGCTCTCCGCGTAGCTGAGTTCGTCGTTCATCGCTCGTTCGGTAACGTCAGCCATGCGGTCGGCCACGCCACACTGCTCGCCGAGCAGGACCG
This window encodes:
- the argF gene encoding ornithine carbamoyltransferase, producing MSVETTDLLDVDDLTAAELETVLSRAAAIKAGEDGTDLTRQTLAMVFEKPSTRTRTSFETAMTQLGGHAIFLGPDDIHLGSGEPVKDTARALAGYVDAIMARLFDHADAEELAAYADVPVVNGLTDDAHPCQTLADLLTIRETFGGFDDVTVAWIGDGNNVAQSFVLGAALADLEVTVTTPPTYGVDGSVMDRAAELGRAPTVVEEPHDAVADADVVYTDVWVSMGEEGVREEKLAAFEGYQVNADLLSGTDAKVMHCLPAHRGEEITDDVVESDRAIVWQQAENRLHAQAGLLVELLG
- a CDS encoding DUF6789 family protein → MATTTQSAHETGEPSGNWRAGVVGGSVGALVMGALVLAMNPPTLAVAIPSLYTLAPPPNPGLGMVVHVSHGAVLGVVFAALVGALDVERPTRLVGAGIAWGVATWIGLAALLMPLWLSAVGSPASPPFPNFAPPSLLWHGAYGAVLGAVYVATEDAL
- a CDS encoding ATP-dependent DNA helicase → MADTAGHERFFPYESPYPNQREAMDRITNALARGQDVLLEGAPGTGKTLSALVPALAHAREEDRTVVITTNVHQQMRQFVEDARAIRTQEPIRAVVFKGKASMCHLDVGYEECRSLKETTRSLVDAERDRRELAERSEVLLDEVRAGEDGAAEARSAVVDELEGVEEEIAELEAANVCEHYRANLTRDTDAFHDWLFEDVRTPDEIYAYADERGLCGYELLKEGMEGIDLAVCNYHHLLDPSIREHFFRWLGRDPAEVITVFDEAHNVESAAREHATRTCSARTLEGALAELDEADDSRAGRAKNVLSAFLTGLETAVDDALGFGEREQVGENWHELGIANDDRRDDLTLAFLDAYEGEGIDAEIDLARQVGEALDEAYEEAYRRGETTTRKESATLQAAGFVADWMGQGTSLGRHPMAAVRRDAGTDEVYGRAELYTAIPRQVTEGLFDEVAASVLMSATLRPFDVLADVLGLSDPATLAYGLEYPEERRRTFAVEGPALFASDRDDPETQATVAETLGDVVRMTPGNALLFFPSYGEAERYHDLVDAPNAYLDEAGTPTEDLRQRFVDDDGAALFTSLWGTLGEGVSFDGDDARSVVVVGVPYPNLSERLGAVQDAYDRAYDDRRDPGWRYAVEIPTIRKTRQALGRVIRSPDDYGVRVLLDKRYTRAGRDMGKYGVRDAFPPEERDELIDVTPEKLKFATLNFFADLDAYDGDPPAP
- a CDS encoding ABC transporter ATP-binding protein, encoding MTAIELDGVTKRFGDVTAVADLDLTVPEGEVFGFLGPNGAGKSTTINMLLDFVRPTSGEVRVLDMDAGQESVAVRRRTGVLPEGYDVYDRLTGRKHVEFAMRSKETADDPEAVLERVGIADAADRKAGDYSKGMRQRLVLGMALVGEPDLLILDEPSSGLDPGGAREMRDIVRSEADRGTTVFFSSHVLGQVEAVCDRVGIMRAGELVAEDSIEGLREAVDEGETLSITVDAANESELDGVRALGGVSSATADGETVTVACDPDAKTAVIAALEEAGVTVKDFQTEETSLEDLFLAYTEGEKGEVSA
- a CDS encoding ABC transporter permease subunit, with product MTWSAVARKDFEDAIRSRWVAGLSALFVLLVSLAAYLVRPEPGETISSNAVLNSLVVRDALVTTLVPLLALVVAYKAVVGERESGSLKLLLSLPHSRADVVFGKVIGRAGAIAGPIAVGFLLPAVILLVAPPITFDAISYVGYTLLTAILGVVFVSIAVGFSAAASSSRRAVAGAIGIYFLFVPLWGAVRFPLQLYLGMGGGPSWLPLTGQQVLRMLTLINPTGSFKTVSNAFLQGGLFTQGDVNMQVSATLMLVLWILVPPLLGLLWFREADL
- a CDS encoding pyridoxal-phosphate-dependent aminotransferase family protein, encoding MTKQREYTDDYPDKTLYIPGPTEVREDVTEAMSQPMFGHRMDRMTDLYTTIVEDTKDFLGTDNDVIVLTASGTAFWEASTLNLVEDRMLVPTCGSFSERHANVAERLGKDVDRLEYEWGAAVKPDDVRAAIESADADYDVVTCVMNESSTGVRNPIEEIGDVVAEYPDTYFVVDAVSALGGDYVDIDAHGIDVIFASTQKAFAMPPGLAVCVVSEDAYERELATDSASWYGGFQRCLDYYDRKGQTHSTPAIPVMLAYREQMTHMLEEGHRERARRHREMAEYTRDWAREHFDLFPEAGYESLTVSCIENTRGIDVAATIDAVAERYDMVFSNGYGAIGEETFRIGHMGEHTVESIRALTDAIEDVAGL